One Sodalinema gerasimenkoae IPPAS B-353 DNA segment encodes these proteins:
- a CDS encoding universal stress protein, with protein sequence MTFHKILVAIDDSKAAPKVFRHALNTAVQDKAELMVFHCTTMQRVSESIPLMGTGIGIDLSSSKIMFEMQQEHIKKEAERVQKLLEDYISKAEAEGVNVTPETKFGDPGSWICDVAKNWEADLIVLGRRGHRGLKEVLLGSVSNYVLHHADCSVMVVQGS encoded by the coding sequence ATGACATTTCATAAAATCTTAGTCGCCATTGATGACTCCAAAGCTGCCCCTAAAGTATTTCGTCATGCCCTGAACACCGCCGTACAAGACAAAGCGGAATTGATGGTATTCCATTGCACGACTATGCAGCGGGTCAGCGAATCCATCCCCCTAATGGGAACCGGAATTGGCATTGACTTATCCAGCAGCAAAATAATGTTTGAGATGCAACAAGAGCATATCAAAAAAGAAGCGGAGCGAGTCCAGAAATTGCTCGAAGACTACATCAGCAAAGCCGAAGCTGAGGGAGTTAACGTTACCCCTGAAACCAAGTTTGGCGACCCCGGGTCCTGGATTTGCGATGTCGCCAAGAACTGGGAAGCGGATCTGATTGTTCTCGGACGGCGAGGTCACCGGGGTTTGAAAGAAGTCTTACTGGGCAGTGTGAGTAACTACGTTCTTCATCACGCCGATTGTTCTGTCATGGTTGTTCAAGGGAGTTGA
- a CDS encoding succinylglutamate desuccinylase/aspartoacylase family protein, with protein sequence MIPDIESLDIAHLASGDTLAIQVYKFRGATLGKKAYLQANLHGAELSGNAVIYQLIQFLCDLDPSQLHGEIWLVPTCNPFATNQRSHHYASGRYNPYTGTDWNRIFWDYEKDIEEQSQSSIAEFAKTQLHLNYQHIQNNFYQQLKGRFQELKEVKNRASGLPFEDHYRYQLQSLCLDANYVLDLHSSTNQSLDYLYCFQGREASAKYFLLNTAILLDRYDGDAFDEAFMKPWLSLEKQLANLGKVVKFDLEAWTIELGSGMQINPDSVYRGVRGIKNYLVSKGMLDIQRFPLIQTASKTVQFFPKSKSQKYYAKQGGMLQSRVLLGTWVTSGQLLYQLLVFNREGRLPQLVDVHTEESGLVYDLSSNASVNQGEYILEVLTQPNPA encoded by the coding sequence ATGATTCCAGATATTGAGTCCCTTGACATCGCTCATCTCGCCTCAGGAGATACCCTCGCCATCCAGGTGTATAAATTCCGAGGGGCAACTCTAGGTAAAAAAGCTTATCTACAAGCCAACTTACATGGCGCAGAACTCTCGGGAAATGCAGTCATCTACCAACTAATTCAGTTTTTGTGCGACCTCGATCCCTCACAACTCCATGGAGAAATTTGGCTGGTTCCCACCTGTAATCCGTTCGCCACCAATCAGCGATCGCACCACTACGCCAGCGGTCGCTATAACCCCTATACAGGCACAGATTGGAATCGAATTTTTTGGGATTATGAAAAGGATATAGAAGAGCAGAGTCAGTCCTCAATTGCGGAATTTGCCAAAACTCAACTTCACCTGAATTATCAACACATTCAAAATAACTTTTATCAGCAACTCAAGGGTCGTTTCCAGGAATTAAAAGAAGTAAAAAATAGAGCCTCAGGACTTCCCTTTGAAGACCACTACCGCTATCAGCTCCAATCACTCTGTTTAGACGCAAACTATGTTTTAGATTTACACAGTAGCACCAATCAATCCTTAGATTATCTTTACTGTTTTCAAGGGCGAGAAGCAAGCGCCAAATACTTCTTGCTTAACACCGCCATCCTCCTCGATCGCTATGACGGCGATGCCTTCGACGAAGCATTTATGAAACCCTGGTTAAGCTTAGAAAAACAGTTGGCAAACTTAGGAAAGGTCGTTAAATTTGACCTAGAGGCTTGGACGATAGAACTCGGTTCTGGAATGCAAATCAACCCCGATTCCGTCTATCGTGGGGTTCGAGGCATTAAAAATTACTTAGTCAGCAAAGGGATGCTAGATATTCAACGCTTCCCCCTCATTCAAACTGCCTCCAAAACCGTGCAGTTTTTCCCAAAAAGCAAAAGTCAAAAATACTATGCCAAACAGGGAGGAATGCTACAATCTCGGGTTCTATTGGGGACTTGGGTCACGTCAGGACAACTTCTCTATCAACTCTTAGTCTTCAACCGAGAGGGGCGTTTACCGCAATTGGTCGATGTCCATACCGAAGAATCAGGATTGGTGTATGACCTCTCTAGCAATGCCTCAGTCAACCAAGGAGAGTATATTCTCGAAGTGTTAACCCAGCCCAATCCCGCTTAA
- the feoB gene encoding Fe(2+) transporter permease subunit FeoB has protein sequence MTSIATHQAKIAAIGNPNSGKTTLFNALTGSNQVTGNWPGVTVERVEGTYLHEGQTLTVVDLPGVYSLDAEDADTGLDERIARDYLLSGEADLIANIVDASNLERNLYLTTQLIEMRLPMVVVLNMVDVAEDHGLEINLERLSQRLGCPVVSVVASKSRGMTELRAAITQGLQSPPIPPTFVAYPAVVEDAIAAMLPHLEAQASKVDPRWRALRLLEYNDLTLPRPPQPDLDRLIHVWQKRVQDVLGEDLDIVIADARYGFIRNITEVALLRSRQISTSLTQRIDNVVLNRWLGIPLFLAVMYLMFLFAINVGSVFIDFFELLTGAIFVEGFANVLAGVGSPDWLIALLANGAGGGIQTVSTFIPVIACTFLFLAFLEDSGYMARAAFVMDRLMRFMGLPGKSFVPMLVGFGCNVPAILATRSLESPRDRLLTILMNPFMSCGARLPVYALFAAAFFPVGGQNVVFGLYLTGIAAAVVTGLILKQTLLQGEVSHFIMELPLYHLPTLRGVLWRTWDRLREFILRAGQVIIIMVMILGLLNTVRWDGSFGDSETSVLTDVSRRITPVFAPMGIQQENYPATVGIFTGVFAKEAVVGSLDALYGQLAREAAVEAEEPFEFWPTIEEAFTSIGDNFRELGGQLLDPLGLDVGDIDDVEGAAAEQGVATHTFGQMVSRFDGQVGAFAYLLFVLLYFPCLAATAAIYRETGSRWTLFAALWTTGLAYWVATFFYQFGTFDRHPGSSTAWLVGLLVFLTLLLAGMRRIGRVV, from the coding sequence ATGACCTCCATTGCAACTCATCAGGCCAAAATTGCCGCCATCGGTAATCCCAATTCTGGTAAAACCACCCTCTTCAACGCCCTCACGGGGTCAAACCAGGTGACCGGAAACTGGCCCGGTGTCACCGTTGAACGAGTTGAAGGGACGTATCTCCATGAGGGTCAAACCTTGACGGTGGTGGATTTACCGGGGGTGTACTCCCTCGATGCCGAAGATGCGGATACGGGCCTTGATGAACGGATTGCCCGGGATTATCTCCTCTCCGGCGAGGCGGACTTAATCGCCAATATTGTTGATGCGTCTAATTTGGAACGCAATCTCTACCTGACGACGCAGTTGATTGAAATGCGTCTGCCGATGGTGGTGGTGTTAAATATGGTGGATGTGGCTGAAGACCACGGGTTAGAGATTAACCTTGAGCGGTTATCGCAACGGTTAGGCTGTCCGGTGGTGTCGGTGGTGGCCTCGAAATCTCGGGGAATGACTGAGTTGCGGGCGGCGATTACCCAGGGGTTGCAATCACCCCCCATTCCGCCGACGTTTGTGGCCTATCCGGCGGTGGTGGAGGATGCGATCGCCGCGATGTTGCCCCATTTAGAGGCCCAGGCGTCGAAGGTTGACCCCCGCTGGAGAGCGTTGCGGCTGTTGGAATACAATGATTTGACCCTTCCTCGTCCACCGCAGCCGGACCTCGATCGCCTAATTCATGTTTGGCAAAAGCGGGTTCAGGATGTTCTGGGGGAAGATTTGGATATTGTCATCGCCGATGCTCGCTATGGCTTTATTCGTAATATAACTGAGGTGGCGTTGCTGCGATCGCGCCAAATCAGTACCAGTCTCACGCAACGGATTGATAACGTGGTGCTGAATCGCTGGTTGGGGATTCCTCTGTTTTTGGCGGTGATGTATCTGATGTTCCTGTTCGCCATTAATGTGGGCAGTGTTTTTATTGATTTCTTTGAACTGCTGACTGGGGCGATTTTTGTGGAGGGCTTCGCCAATGTTTTGGCGGGGGTTGGTAGCCCGGATTGGCTGATTGCGTTGTTGGCCAACGGCGCCGGTGGCGGCATTCAAACGGTGTCCACGTTTATTCCGGTGATTGCCTGTACCTTCTTGTTTTTGGCGTTTCTAGAAGACTCCGGCTATATGGCCCGGGCCGCGTTTGTCATGGATCGTTTGATGCGATTTATGGGGCTACCCGGGAAGTCCTTTGTGCCGATGTTGGTGGGGTTTGGCTGTAATGTTCCAGCAATTTTGGCCACTCGCAGTCTGGAAAGTCCCCGCGATCGCCTGCTGACGATTCTCATGAATCCGTTTATGTCTTGTGGGGCGAGATTGCCGGTGTATGCCCTATTTGCGGCGGCGTTTTTTCCGGTGGGGGGTCAAAATGTGGTCTTTGGTCTCTATTTGACGGGGATTGCGGCGGCGGTGGTGACGGGATTGATTCTCAAGCAAACCCTGCTGCAAGGGGAGGTGTCTCATTTCATTATGGAGTTGCCGCTCTATCATCTGCCAACCCTGCGCGGGGTGTTATGGCGGACGTGGGATCGCTTGCGGGAGTTTATTCTGCGGGCGGGACAGGTGATTATCATTATGGTGATGATTTTGGGCCTCCTCAATACAGTCCGCTGGGATGGTTCGTTTGGGGATTCAGAAACCTCGGTGTTAACAGATGTTAGCCGTCGGATTACGCCGGTGTTTGCGCCGATGGGGATTCAGCAGGAGAATTATCCGGCGACGGTGGGAATTTTTACGGGAGTATTTGCCAAGGAGGCCGTTGTGGGGTCTCTCGATGCCCTCTATGGACAGTTGGCCCGGGAAGCGGCGGTGGAGGCGGAGGAACCGTTTGAGTTCTGGCCGACGATTGAGGAAGCGTTTACTTCGATTGGCGACAATTTCCGGGAGTTGGGGGGACAATTGCTCGACCCTCTGGGCCTGGATGTGGGGGATATTGATGATGTCGAAGGTGCGGCGGCAGAACAGGGGGTGGCGACACATACGTTTGGGCAGATGGTGAGTCGGTTTGACGGCCAGGTGGGGGCGTTTGCGTATTTGTTGTTTGTGTTGTTGTATTTCCCCTGTTTGGCAGCCACGGCGGCGATTTATCGGGAGACGGGATCTCGTTGGACGCTGTTTGCGGCGCTTTGGACGACGGGGTTGGCTTATTGGGTGGCGACGTTCTTTTACCAGTTTGGGACCTTTGACCGCCATCCGGGGTCTTCGACGGCTTGGTTGGTGGGGTTACTGGTATTTTTGACGCTGCTTCTGGCGGGAATGCGTCGTATTGGTCGAGTGGTTTAG
- a CDS encoding leucyl aminopeptidase, producing the protein MKFNAIATSALDWAGDGLALMLPERDVALSGNLAKLDEKLSGTLSELIEETQFEGKVGNSAATRVGGGSSVRKLIIVGLGESTSLDDWRRASATSARLAKQHNCKTVGLAAPVWNDDSATTAQALVEGFELALHQDQRFKSEEDKTTQVQTVNLLGLEGQDAAIETALKICSGVILARELVAAPANSINPLTLTETAQAIANEYGLEFTVLEKEDCQKRGMGAFLAVAQASDIPPKFVHMVYKPKGKPRKKLAIVGKGLTFDSGGLNLKPSGSGIETMKIDMGGAGATFGAAKAIAQLKPDVEVHFISAICENMISGRAMHPGDILTASNGKTIEVNNTDAEGRLTLADALVYADKLGVDAMVDLATLTGACVVALGDTIAGLWSPDDTVADAFLAASQASGEKLWRMPLEEPYFEVMKSVHADMKNTGSRAGGSITAALFLKQFVDKTPWAHLDIAAPVWTDKDNGYNSTGATGFPVRTLVNWVLS; encoded by the coding sequence ATGAAATTCAATGCAATTGCAACGTCAGCATTAGACTGGGCGGGTGACGGCCTGGCCCTGATGCTGCCAGAGAGGGATGTGGCTTTATCTGGGAATTTAGCCAAGTTGGATGAGAAACTCTCGGGAACCCTTAGCGAGTTAATTGAGGAAACCCAGTTCGAGGGGAAGGTGGGCAATAGTGCGGCCACCCGAGTCGGCGGCGGGAGTTCTGTTCGTAAGCTGATTATTGTGGGCTTGGGAGAGTCGACCTCGCTCGATGATTGGCGACGGGCCAGTGCCACAAGTGCCCGTTTGGCGAAACAGCACAATTGTAAGACGGTGGGATTAGCTGCCCCGGTCTGGAATGATGACTCGGCCACCACGGCCCAGGCCCTGGTGGAAGGGTTTGAGTTGGCCCTACACCAAGATCAACGCTTTAAGTCGGAAGAAGATAAAACGACTCAAGTGCAAACGGTCAATCTCTTGGGTTTGGAGGGGCAAGATGCTGCCATTGAGACGGCCCTGAAGATTTGTTCTGGGGTGATTTTGGCTCGGGAATTGGTGGCGGCCCCGGCCAACAGCATCAATCCTTTGACCTTGACGGAAACCGCCCAGGCGATCGCCAACGAGTACGGACTTGAGTTCACGGTTCTAGAAAAAGAGGACTGTCAGAAACGAGGGATGGGAGCCTTCCTGGCGGTGGCCCAAGCGTCGGATATTCCGCCTAAGTTTGTGCATATGGTGTATAAACCCAAAGGCAAACCGCGCAAGAAATTGGCGATTGTGGGCAAGGGCCTAACGTTCGACTCCGGTGGACTTAACCTCAAACCTAGTGGTAGTGGCATCGAAACCATGAAGATTGACATGGGAGGGGCCGGGGCCACCTTTGGGGCCGCCAAGGCGATCGCCCAACTGAAACCGGATGTGGAGGTTCACTTCATCTCGGCTATCTGTGAAAACATGATTAGCGGGCGAGCGATGCACCCAGGAGACATCCTAACGGCCTCAAATGGCAAAACCATCGAAGTGAACAACACGGACGCGGAAGGGCGTTTAACGCTGGCGGATGCGTTGGTCTATGCCGATAAACTCGGGGTGGATGCGATGGTGGATCTGGCGACGCTCACTGGGGCTTGTGTGGTGGCGTTAGGGGATACGATCGCCGGTCTCTGGAGTCCTGATGATACGGTAGCGGATGCCTTCCTAGCGGCATCTCAAGCCAGTGGTGAGAAACTGTGGCGGATGCCCTTGGAAGAACCCTATTTTGAGGTCATGAAGTCGGTTCACGCGGACATGAAAAACACCGGTTCCCGCGCCGGTGGCTCGATTACTGCCGCCTTGTTCCTGAAGCAGTTTGTGGACAAAACTCCTTGGGCCCATTTAGACATCGCGGCCCCTGTCTGGACGGACAAGGACAACGGCTACAACAGTACCGGCGCCACCGGTTTCCCCGTCCGTACTCTGGTTAACTGGGTTCTCAGTTAG
- a CDS encoding ADP-ribosylglycohydrolase family protein has protein sequence MTHSSAVLAGLMGVCVGDALGVPLEISSRAERQDDPVTDIRGYGTYKQPPGTWSDDSSLTFCLADALCDGFDLNRIAKNFCLWLTKALWTPYNEVFGVGGTTCRAIIKLLRGVPATESGETGDRSNGNGSLMRILPMVYFANHLPFPELLERVHQVSAITHAHPRSQMACGIYISIAKELLQGQTPEAAVTAGLAAVEPFYEQAPFQKQRSHFHRLTPQLAQLPIQEIYSTGYVVHSLEAALWCFLNTNSYPEAVLQAINLGGDTDTVAAITGGLAGLHYGYEAIPEPWREAIARKDDIIALAQRLETELLHHHL, from the coding sequence GTGACCCACTCCTCTGCCGTTCTCGCTGGCTTAATGGGTGTCTGTGTCGGCGACGCCCTCGGGGTTCCCCTAGAAATTAGCTCCCGAGCCGAACGACAAGACGACCCAGTGACCGATATCCGGGGCTATGGAACCTACAAGCAACCCCCCGGAACTTGGTCTGATGATAGTTCTCTGACCTTCTGTTTAGCCGATGCACTCTGTGACGGCTTTGACTTGAACCGCATCGCCAAGAACTTCTGTCTTTGGCTCACCAAAGCCCTGTGGACTCCTTATAACGAGGTCTTCGGCGTAGGAGGAACCACCTGTCGAGCCATTATTAAACTACTGCGGGGAGTTCCAGCAACGGAATCGGGAGAAACGGGCGATCGCAGTAATGGGAACGGCTCTCTGATGCGGATTTTGCCCATGGTCTATTTTGCCAATCATCTCCCGTTCCCAGAACTCCTAGAGCGAGTCCATCAAGTCTCTGCCATCACCCACGCTCACCCTCGCAGTCAGATGGCCTGTGGAATATATATCAGTATCGCCAAAGAACTCCTACAAGGACAAACCCCTGAGGCTGCTGTGACCGCCGGTTTAGCCGCTGTAGAACCGTTTTATGAGCAAGCCCCCTTTCAGAAGCAGCGATCGCACTTCCACCGTCTCACCCCCCAACTGGCTCAACTCCCCATCCAGGAGATTTACTCAACGGGCTATGTGGTTCACAGTTTAGAAGCCGCCCTCTGGTGTTTTCTCAACACCAACAGTTACCCCGAGGCCGTGTTACAAGCCATCAACCTAGGAGGAGATACGGATACCGTCGCCGCCATTACCGGGGGCCTCGCCGGCTTGCACTATGGCTATGAGGCCATTCCCGAACCTTGGCGGGAGGCGATCGCCCGCAAGGACGATATTATCGCCCTGGCCCAACGACTCGAAACAGAGTTATTACACCATCATCTTTGA
- a CDS encoding type II toxin-antitoxin system RelE family toxin translates to MSGSNVCKGNYAGYYRYRIGNYRVFYSVENKLIKVFVIAIAHRREAYDPYRESERNRVSFCYLYSSLRTPLYLTH, encoded by the coding sequence ATCAGCGGCTCCAATGTCTGTAAAGGAAATTATGCAGGCTATTACCGCTACCGCATAGGTAACTACAGGGTTTTCTACTCAGTAGAGAATAAATTAATTAAAGTGTTTGTCATCGCGATCGCCCATCGCCGTGAAGCCTATGACCCATACAGAGAATCTGAGAGAAACCGGGTTTCTTTTTGTTACCTATATTCCAGTCTCAGAACACCACTTTACCTAACCCATTGA
- a CDS encoding transcriptional regulator, translated as MPTTETEILAILSRSETPRERNLPQPALEEAKIFLDFLAWRYQNQSPQEANLIASLRGKATGNMTTDEILNLTWGEE; from the coding sequence ATGCCAACCACCGAAACCGAAATACTAGCTATCCTTTCTCGTTCCGAGACGCCGCGCGAACGCAACCTACCTCAACCCGCCCTGGAAGAAGCCAAAATATTCTTAGACTTTCTAGCTTGGCGGTATCAAAACCAGTCGCCTCAAGAAGCCAATTTAATCGCCAGTCTGCGGGGAAAAGCCACGGGGAATATGACCACTGATGAGATTCTCAACTTAACGTGGGGTGAAGAATGA
- a CDS encoding GNAT family N-acetyltransferase — MGLDRDQPKLRPPEKLNSSHDVQSFNSGNRQLDDWLKRRALKNEVGGASRTYVVCDGEIVIAYYCLANGAVLRTLQAAEIAGIRAILVHAISDDAKRFYETCGFTASPVDPMTLMVKVSDAHASLGSQA; from the coding sequence GTGGGATTAGATCGAGATCAGCCTAAGCTTCGCCCACCTGAGAAACTCAATTCGTCCCACGATGTTCAAAGCTTTAACTCAGGGAATCGTCAGCTAGATGACTGGCTTAAGCGTCGTGCTCTGAAAAATGAGGTCGGAGGGGCTTCACGCACTTATGTTGTTTGCGATGGCGAAATCGTCATCGCCTATTACTGTCTCGCCAATGGAGCTGTTCTGCGTACTCTCCAAGCGGCTGAAATTGCAGGAATACGCGCAATTCTAGTCCATGCTATCTCGGATGATGCGAAGCGATTTTATGAGACCTGTGGTTTCACGGCTTCACCTGTTGATCCAATGACACTCATGGTCAAGGTTAGTGATGCCCATGCTTCACTGGGTTCGCAAGCCTGA
- a CDS encoding ArnT family glycosyltransferase, whose product MKTPEKFPKLVWGVSLAAVVLAGILAFLYQLGTANLVDETEPLFAEAARQMTVTGDWITPYFNGETRFDKPPLVYWLMAIAYQLIGTNEWAVRLPSALSAIALMLGTYVTLWRFVPPASGSRYGWLLPWGAASLGAIAIAFNPQTFIWGRTGVSDMLLCACVGLSLLSFFWGYGTEGQTQNRAYLSFFIWMGLAVLAKGPVGMVLPVGIIGGFLIYGGNVKAVWREMRPLRGGLVFLLIAVPWYLLVWQANGEAYIESFFGYHNVERFTRVVNRHSGPWYFYFGVVLVGFAPWSAYLPAAIARLRVWRRGWWRKLPRQEQLGGFALFWFGGVFVFFTVAVTKLPSYVLPLIPAAAILVSLLLSEEMLHRPSLSRRWMLASHAVSWLIWMLMAIALVILPFVIGPDPVVDRIDLEIFKSGLTTWGAGMIVAIASVVEAMALTRRRGVAIAQVGGFALFLLLVAHPMFGLLDDLRQQPVRQMADTAKAVYQPGDRLLSVGFEKPSIVFYTQQPATYVSRPSLGREDLRQQVEQGNLSGTTLVFADRERLPMLGLREDQYDFLDSKRRYRLVRVYHDRLDKFTHKDKE is encoded by the coding sequence ATGAAAACCCCTGAAAAGTTCCCAAAATTAGTCTGGGGAGTCTCCCTAGCGGCTGTTGTCTTAGCCGGAATTTTGGCGTTTCTGTATCAGTTGGGAACAGCCAATTTAGTAGATGAGACGGAACCGCTGTTTGCTGAAGCGGCGCGGCAGATGACAGTGACGGGGGATTGGATTACGCCCTATTTTAATGGGGAAACTCGTTTTGATAAGCCGCCGCTGGTGTATTGGTTGATGGCGATCGCCTATCAACTGATTGGAACCAATGAATGGGCGGTGCGGCTTCCGTCGGCGTTGTCGGCGATCGCCCTCATGCTGGGAACTTATGTGACGCTGTGGCGGTTTGTGCCGCCTGCGTCGGGGAGTCGCTATGGTTGGCTACTTCCCTGGGGGGCAGCCAGTTTGGGGGCGATCGCCATCGCCTTTAATCCCCAAACCTTTATTTGGGGACGCACGGGGGTCTCGGATATGCTTCTTTGTGCTTGTGTGGGGTTATCTCTGTTGTCCTTTTTTTGGGGCTATGGGACGGAGGGACAGACCCAGAATCGGGCTTATTTGAGCTTTTTTATCTGGATGGGGTTGGCGGTTCTGGCGAAAGGGCCGGTGGGGATGGTGTTACCGGTGGGGATTATTGGGGGCTTTCTCATCTATGGGGGCAATGTTAAAGCCGTGTGGCGAGAGATGCGGCCGTTACGGGGCGGGTTGGTGTTTCTGCTGATTGCAGTGCCTTGGTATTTGTTGGTTTGGCAGGCCAATGGGGAAGCCTATATTGAGAGTTTCTTTGGCTATCACAATGTGGAACGGTTCACGCGGGTGGTGAATCGTCATAGTGGTCCTTGGTATTTCTATTTTGGGGTGGTGTTGGTAGGGTTTGCCCCTTGGTCCGCCTATCTTCCGGCGGCGATCGCCCGTTTACGGGTTTGGCGGCGGGGTTGGTGGCGCAAACTGCCCCGTCAGGAGCAATTGGGGGGGTTTGCCCTATTTTGGTTTGGGGGGGTGTTTGTCTTTTTTACGGTGGCGGTGACGAAACTGCCGAGTTATGTGTTGCCCTTAATTCCGGCGGCGGCGATTTTGGTGTCTCTGTTGTTGAGTGAAGAGATGTTACATCGCCCCAGTCTGTCCCGTCGCTGGATGCTGGCGAGTCATGCAGTGAGTTGGCTGATTTGGATGTTGATGGCGATCGCCCTGGTGATTTTGCCGTTTGTTATTGGCCCTGATCCGGTGGTGGATCGTATTGATTTAGAGATTTTCAAGTCAGGGTTAACGACCTGGGGGGCTGGGATGATTGTGGCGATCGCCTCGGTGGTGGAAGCGATGGCCCTAACGCGCCGTCGTGGGGTGGCGATCGCCCAGGTTGGAGGCTTTGCCCTATTTCTGCTGCTGGTGGCCCATCCCATGTTTGGGCTTTTGGACGATTTACGCCAACAACCGGTTCGTCAAATGGCGGATACGGCTAAGGCGGTGTATCAACCGGGCGATCGTCTTCTCTCGGTGGGGTTTGAAAAGCCCTCGATTGTCTTCTACACTCAGCAGCCAGCGACGTATGTCTCCCGTCCGTCGTTGGGGCGAGAGGATTTACGCCAACAGGTGGAACAGGGCAATCTGTCGGGGACAACCTTGGTATTTGCCGATCGCGAACGATTGCCGATGTTAGGGTTACGAGAGGATCAGTATGATTTCCTAGATTCTAAACGCCGCTACCGTCTCGTCCGCGTCTACCATGATCGCCTCGATAAGTTCACGCATAAGGACAAAGAGTGA
- a CDS encoding DUF1778 domain-containing protein: MHSSASDGSGSQTLDVTINIRAKQSQRDLIDHGAKVQGKSRSEFMLESSYQKAQDVLLEQTFFGLNELKFKQFVVLLDAPPIQDEKLHTLLTTKAPWD; encoded by the coding sequence ATGCACAGCTCCGCTAGTGACGGTTCGGGTAGCCAGACCCTCGATGTTACAATCAATATCCGAGCTAAGCAAAGCCAACGAGATCTAATTGATCATGGGGCTAAAGTGCAGGGCAAGAGCCGCTCGGAGTTTATGCTTGAGTCATCGTATCAGAAGGCGCAAGATGTTCTTCTTGAACAGACGTTCTTCGGGTTAAATGAACTTAAATTTAAGCAGTTTGTGGTGTTGCTAGATGCGCCACCGATCCAGGATGAAAAGCTGCACACATTACTGACAACTAAGGCTCCGTGGGATTAG
- a CDS encoding FeoA family protein has product MTRPSEQNPGQPSPLGAGFTFVSGGVGGDRRQQRRNAPSQTSFPLAKSQVGERLWVADLPPGRQPKGLHLGDEVTILSCTESGSVVLSVNGQQLGFCRDRTQTIYVSRQPQPQTQLRQLKVGSSGRILGYDCPHRGYRKRLLAMGLTPGTKFTVTRHAPLGDPVEICVRGFSLSLRKHEARALLVEVVEE; this is encoded by the coding sequence ATGACCCGTCCATCTGAGCAGAATCCAGGCCAACCCTCCCCCCTAGGTGCAGGCTTTACCTTTGTCAGTGGGGGAGTGGGAGGCGATCGCCGGCAGCAGCGCCGTAATGCCCCATCTCAGACGAGCTTTCCCTTGGCTAAATCCCAGGTAGGGGAACGGCTGTGGGTGGCTGACTTGCCCCCTGGGCGTCAACCCAAAGGATTACACCTCGGAGATGAGGTGACAATCCTCAGTTGCACCGAGAGCGGTTCGGTGGTGCTATCGGTTAATGGTCAGCAACTCGGCTTTTGTCGCGATCGCACTCAGACTATTTATGTCTCTCGGCAACCCCAACCCCAGACCCAACTCCGTCAGCTTAAGGTGGGGTCTTCGGGGCGCATTCTCGGCTATGACTGCCCCCATCGTGGCTATCGCAAACGCTTGCTGGCCATGGGATTGACCCCCGGAACGAAATTCACGGTCACCCGCCATGCCCCCCTCGGAGACCCAGTAGAAATCTGTGTGCGCGGCTTTAGTCTCAGCCTGCGCAAACACGAAGCTAGGGCCCTTTTAGTCGAAGTTGTTGAGGAGTAA
- a CDS encoding TspO/MBR family protein, translating to MSLPAWLLIPLAMILIGVGCNRVLSANNLRWFNRLQRPRWLTFERLIPLIWTVVFIGVGWSAVLIWNQNPGSTNSWVLLGYYLVLELVTLSYTPIMCRLESLRAGTLIGATGWLLAILLAIAIQPRSTLATLLLFPYLIWSPIGTYTTWAMIQLNPDDA from the coding sequence ATGTCACTTCCCGCTTGGCTGTTGATTCCCCTGGCGATGATCCTAATTGGTGTCGGCTGTAACCGCGTCCTGTCCGCTAATAACTTACGGTGGTTTAATCGCCTCCAACGGCCTCGGTGGCTCACCTTTGAGCGCTTGATTCCCCTGATTTGGACAGTTGTCTTTATTGGTGTGGGCTGGTCAGCGGTGCTAATCTGGAACCAGAACCCCGGTTCTACCAATAGCTGGGTCTTGTTGGGATACTATCTGGTCTTAGAACTGGTGACGCTCTCCTACACCCCGATTATGTGCCGACTAGAGAGTTTAAGAGCTGGAACCTTAATTGGGGCAACGGGTTGGCTGTTAGCCATTTTACTGGCGATCGCCATTCAACCCCGTTCCACCCTGGCCACCCTGCTGCTGTTCCCCTATCTAATTTGGAGTCCCATCGGTACCTATACGACCTGGGCCATGATCCAATTGAACCCCGATGATGCTTAA
- a CDS encoding FeoC-like transcriptional regulator gives MILREVQGYLAEHQSVSLADLVNHFHCDRDLLRLMLKKLIRKGRVQQLPCGERCGDCHHCDPDQFEWYQFIR, from the coding sequence ATGATTTTACGAGAGGTACAGGGCTATTTGGCTGAGCATCAGTCGGTGTCGTTGGCGGATTTGGTGAATCATTTTCACTGCGATCGCGATCTGTTACGGCTGATGCTGAAGAAGTTGATTCGTAAGGGACGGGTGCAACAGTTACCCTGTGGTGAGCGTTGTGGGGACTGTCACCATTGCGATCCTGATCAGTTTGAGTGGTATCAGTTTATTCGTTAG